In the Longimicrobium terrae genome, GTGATCGTCGCCTGGTGGACGAGCAGATCCGTGGAGAGCGCGGCGGGGACGTCGCGCAACGCCAGGTGCGTGGTGGCCAGCACGACGCGGAGCGGGCCGCCCAGCGCGGTGCGTTCCGCCGCCATCATCATCACCACCTCGGGCGCGCCGGACAGCTCGCCGAGCATTTCCGTGTGACCGGGATAGTGCCATCCACCGGCGCGAAAGGCGTACTTTTCGATGGGTGCCGTGACGAGCGCATCCACCTCTCCCACCATCGCCATCTCCACCGCGCGGCGGATGGCCTCGCCCGCGATCCGCCCCGCAGATGCCTCGTCCTGCTCCGCGCTCCACTCGCCTACGCTGACGTCCTGCGTGCCGGGGCGGAGCAGCGAGCGGGGGCCGACGAGCACGTAATCCGCCGCGGATGCGAGTTCCGGGTCGGACAGCGCGCCCGCGGTCACCTCCGGGCCAATGCCGCGCGGGTCGCCCAACGTGATCGCGATGCGGGGAAGACGGCGTTCGGGCACGGTGGATCCTGTTCGGCTCGGGGATTCTGCTCGGACGGCGAGTATAGGCGGCGCGCGCGGGTCAGACAACCGGTGCCGTGAGGTGCGCAACGGCAACACCAACGGCGGGAACGCGGAGGACGCGGAGGGAGCGGGGGAACGCGGAGGGCTCGCCGCCTTTCGTGCTCATCCCCGGCGGATTCTGAGCGCCGGACTCGCGAAAACGGCATCTCACGCGGAGGTCGCGGGGGGCGCGGAGGTCGCGGGGGAAATGGAGGAAGTGGAAAAACGGAGGGATGAAAGGAAAGTGGCGGATGCCTTTTGAATCCCCCATCTGTTCCCCCGCGTACCTCCGCCACCCCCGCGTCCTCCGCGTTCTGCAGTGGGTGTTTGCTCTTCTTGGCGACGACGTTTGCCGCCGGGACCGCGATGTGCACTTGAAATCGCGATTACGGTCTGGGCAGCACCAAAAGCTGGCTCTCGCGCACGGGACGAACACGGATGGGAAAGATTCCACAC is a window encoding:
- the pdxA gene encoding 4-hydroxythreonine-4-phosphate dehydrogenase PdxA, which encodes MPERRLPRIAITLGDPRGIGPEVTAGALSDPELASAADYVLVGPRSLLRPGTQDVSVGEWSAEQDEASAGRIAGEAIRRAVEMAMVGEVDALVTAPIEKYAFRAGGWHYPGHTEMLGELSGAPEVVMMMAAERTALGGPLRVVLATTHLALRDVPAALSTDLLVHQATITAEALTRQWGIERPRVALCAVNPHASDGGLFGDEEARIVQPALQRLREAGVDAFGPIPADTVFTRAVRGEFDAVIAPYHDVGMAAFKTAAFGAGVNVTLGLPFPRTSPDHGTALDIAGTGRADPSSMKEAVRLAIRLSRTL